In Pyrus communis chromosome 1, drPyrComm1.1, whole genome shotgun sequence, the following are encoded in one genomic region:
- the LOC137727994 gene encoding BRASSINOSTEROID INSENSITIVE 1-associated receptor kinase 1-like gives LLTLRIFHLVLVHVAQIILGKTATGAIARGVAVDAALPIAAPASALAYWRPRKQQDHFFDVPAEEDPEGFLGQLKRFSFRELQVATNTFSNGFILGRGGFGKVYKGRLADGTLVAVKRRKKEITQGGEQQFQTEVKMISMAVHRNLLRLLGFCMTPTERLLVYPYMANGSVAACLRDRPEGQPALDWPIRQRIALDSARGLTYLHDHCDPKIIHRDVKAANILLDVEFEAVVGDFGLAKLMDYKDTHVTTAVRGTIGHIAPEYLSTGKCSEKTDVFGYGVTLLELITGLRAFDLARLANNDEVMLIDWVKRLLKDRRLETLVDADLNGNYVDDQVEQLIQVAILCTQGTPGERPKMSKVIRMLEGDCLAER, from the exons CTTCTGACTTTAAGGATTTTTCATTTAGTTCTGGTTCATGTTGCGCAAATAATATTAGGTAAGACTGCTACTGGGGCTATTGCTCGAGGGGTTGCTGTTGATGCTGCTTTACCGATTGCTGCACCTGCAAGTGCACTTGCTTATTGGCGACCGAGAAAACAACAGGATCATTTCTTTGATGTACCTG CTGAGGAGGATCCAGAAGGGTTTTTAGGACAGCTCAAAAGGTTTTCTTTTCGCGAACTACAAGTTGCAACGAATACCTTTAGTAACGGATTTATTCTTGGCAGAGGTGGATTTGGTAAGGTTTATAAGGGACGCTTAGCTGATGGAACTCTGGTTGCTGTAAAAAGACGTAAAAAGGAGATAACCCAAGGTGGGGAGCAACAGTTTCAAACAGAGGTTAAAATGATTAGCATGGCTGTCCACCGCAATCTGCTTCGTCTGCTTGGTTTTTGCATGACACCAACAGAAAGGCTGCTTGTATATCCTTATATGGCTAATGGAAGTGTGGCAGCATGTTTAAGAG ATCGTCCAGAAGGACAACCTGCACTTGATTGGCCAATAAGACAACGCATTGCATTGGATTCTGCAAGAGGCCTTACTTATTTACATGATCACTGTGATCCAAAAATTATTCACCGTGATGTGAAAGCAGCAAACATATTGTTGGATGTGGAATTCGAAGCAGTTGTTGGAGACTTTGGGTTGGCTAAACTCATGGACTACAAGGATACACATGTTACCACAGCCGTACGCGGCACAATTGGTCATATAGCACCAGAGTACCTTTCAACTGGAAAATGTTCCGAGAAAACTGATGTTTTTGGATATGGAGTCACGCTTCTTGAACTCATCACTGGGCTGAGGGCTTTTGATCTTGCTCGACTTGCGAATAATGATGAAGTCATGTTAATTGATTGG GTCAAAAGACTATTGAAAGATCGGAGGTTGGAAACACTTGTTGATGCTGATCTAAATGGAAATTATGTTGACGATCAAGTGGAGCAGCTCATCCAAGTAGCTATACTGTGCACACAAGGCACCCCAGGGGAACGACCCAAGATGTCAAAGGTTATACGGATGCTAGAAGGCGATTGTTTGGCTGAAAGATAG